The following proteins are encoded in a genomic region of Alistipes shahii WAL 8301:
- a CDS encoding S26 family signal peptidase, with protein MRPLLRSERDQVVLTPCTDPARLRPGDVVLFRCCGRHILHRIVRRDGDRLTLAGDGNYRITEQCTTRDVAGIAVRVIRASGRVVGCDSPGWRLRSRLWLAIPPWLRRQVLRVLWHSGWK; from the coding sequence ATGCGGCCCCTGCTACGCAGCGAGCGTGACCAGGTCGTGCTGACGCCCTGCACCGACCCCGCGCGCCTGCGACCGGGCGACGTGGTGCTGTTCCGCTGCTGCGGCCGCCACATCCTCCACCGCATCGTCCGCCGCGACGGCGACCGCCTCACACTCGCGGGCGACGGGAACTACCGCATCACGGAACAGTGCACGACACGCGACGTCGCCGGCATCGCCGTCCGGGTCATCCGCGCCTCGGGCCGCGTCGTCGGCTGCGACTCCCCCGGCTGGCGGCTCCGGTCGCGCCTCTGGCTCGCGATCCCGCCCTGGCTGCGACGGCAGGTGCTGCGCGTGCTCTGGCATTCGGGCTGGAAATGA
- a CDS encoding ABC transporter ATP-binding protein codes for MRSILRSLPAAFRRRGLRIAATLVLRAVLNLAGLAALLPVLTLVLDPAGFEGDGPLAMVYVWSGVASPRTFALAVCGAVVGFIVLKCGVNFLLARAERRYIYDLYRTLSRRLYIAYHDRGLAFINNSNSSVLARNVNVVCLAFAAGVLRPAAAMIAEAMLFVLLFASLALYTPLAALLSVVIFLPAVWLYYALVRNRINRYGEQENRAQREKSRLVAETFRGYADIELSDAFPGMLRAFDRTMDEVVRTRSREADIGQLPQLFTEIGLAVGMALLAAVSFGGGQSQLLFGVFAVAALRLMPSVRGIMSGWATIRYNRYTIPILREAALHEQASAHPEVPTRETLPFEREISVRNLSFRFTEESRELFHGLTLTIRKGERIGIRGASGAGKTTLFNLLLGLYEPTSGEIAVDGTPLTAANRRAWQNRIGYVSQRLFLTDGTFAANVAPGVPDAEIDRRRVTEALEAAQLGEFIASLPLGIDTPVGECGSRLSGGQRQRIGIARALYRRADVLFFDEATSALDSRTEGEINRSIAAIAARNPGLTLLVIAHRETSLEYCDRIITLEK; via the coding sequence ATGAGAAGCATTCTCCGAAGCCTTCCCGCCGCATTCCGCCGCCGGGGTCTCCGCATCGCCGCGACCCTCGTGCTGCGCGCCGTGCTGAACCTGGCGGGACTCGCGGCCCTGCTGCCGGTGCTGACGCTGGTGCTCGACCCCGCGGGATTCGAGGGCGACGGGCCGCTGGCGATGGTCTACGTCTGGTCGGGCGTCGCTTCGCCGCGCACGTTCGCACTCGCGGTCTGCGGGGCCGTCGTGGGGTTCATCGTCCTCAAATGCGGCGTCAACTTCCTGCTGGCACGCGCCGAACGCCGCTACATCTACGACCTCTACCGCACCCTTTCGCGCCGCCTCTACATCGCCTACCACGACCGGGGTCTGGCCTTCATCAACAATTCGAACTCCTCGGTGCTGGCGCGCAACGTCAACGTCGTCTGCCTGGCATTCGCCGCCGGGGTCCTGCGCCCCGCCGCCGCGATGATCGCCGAGGCGATGCTCTTCGTCCTGCTGTTCGCCTCGCTGGCTCTCTACACGCCTCTCGCGGCGCTGCTCTCCGTCGTGATCTTCCTCCCCGCGGTGTGGCTCTACTACGCGCTGGTCCGCAACCGCATCAACCGTTACGGCGAACAGGAGAACCGCGCCCAGCGCGAGAAGTCCCGCCTCGTGGCCGAGACCTTCCGGGGATACGCCGACATCGAGTTGAGCGACGCCTTCCCGGGGATGCTCCGCGCCTTCGACCGCACGATGGACGAAGTGGTGCGCACCCGCTCGCGCGAGGCCGACATCGGCCAGCTGCCCCAACTCTTCACCGAGATCGGGCTTGCCGTGGGCATGGCCCTGCTGGCGGCCGTGAGCTTCGGCGGCGGGCAGTCGCAGCTGCTGTTCGGCGTCTTCGCCGTGGCGGCCCTGCGGCTGATGCCCTCCGTGCGCGGCATCATGTCGGGCTGGGCCACGATCCGCTACAACCGCTACACCATCCCCATCCTGCGCGAAGCGGCCCTCCACGAGCAGGCCTCCGCGCACCCCGAGGTCCCGACGCGCGAAACGCTGCCCTTCGAGCGCGAAATCTCGGTCCGCAACCTCTCGTTCCGCTTCACCGAAGAGAGCCGGGAACTTTTCCACGGCCTCACGCTCACCATCCGCAAGGGCGAACGCATCGGCATCCGCGGAGCGTCGGGCGCAGGCAAGACCACCCTTTTCAACCTCCTGCTGGGCCTTTACGAACCCACGTCGGGAGAAATCGCCGTCGACGGCACGCCCCTCACCGCCGCAAACCGCCGGGCATGGCAGAACCGCATCGGCTATGTCTCGCAGCGTCTGTTCCTCACCGACGGAACATTCGCGGCCAACGTCGCACCGGGCGTCCCGGACGCCGAAATCGACCGCCGCCGGGTCACCGAAGCCCTCGAAGCGGCCCAGCTGGGCGAATTCATCGCTTCGCTGCCCCTGGGGATCGACACCCCCGTCGGCGAATGCGGCAGCCGCCTCTCGGGCGGACAGCGGCAGCGCATCGGCATCGCACGCGCCCTCTACCGCCGCGCCGACGTGCTTTTCTTCGACGAGGCGACCTCGGCGCTCGACAGCCGCACCGAAGGGGAGATCAACCGTTCGATCGCCGCGATCGCCGCGCGGAATCCGGGCCTTACGCTGCTGGTGATCGCCCACCGCGAAACCTCGCTCGAATACTGCGACCGAATCATAACGCTGGAAAAATAA
- a CDS encoding prolyl-tRNA synthetase associated domain-containing protein, producing MDRKQPVFDFLDARGIRYEWYEHPEAPTIEIARQWWRDDGSKHCKNLFFRNHKGDRHYLVCFDSERSLAIRDLEARLRQGKLTFASPERMERWLRLRPGSVSPFGLINDPENHVHLFLDVNLRDCPAYSFHPNDNRATVVIPQEEFLKYLAAVGNSYEFIETY from the coding sequence CTTTCTCGACGCCCGCGGCATCCGCTACGAATGGTATGAACACCCCGAGGCCCCGACCATCGAAATCGCCCGCCAGTGGTGGCGCGACGACGGTTCGAAACACTGCAAGAACCTCTTCTTCCGCAACCACAAGGGCGACCGCCACTACCTCGTGTGTTTCGATTCGGAGCGGTCGCTGGCCATCCGCGACCTCGAAGCCCGCCTGCGCCAGGGCAAACTGACGTTCGCCTCGCCCGAGCGCATGGAACGCTGGCTGAGACTGCGGCCCGGCTCGGTCTCGCCCTTCGGGCTGATCAACGACCCGGAGAACCACGTCCACCTGTTCCTCGACGTCAACCTGCGCGACTGCCCCGCCTACTCGTTCCACCCCAACGACAACCGCGCGACGGTGGTCATCCCGCAGGAGGAGTTTCTGAAATACCTCGCCGCCGTCGGCAACTCCTACGAATTCATCGAGACTTATTAG